One window of the Candidatus Babeliales bacterium genome contains the following:
- the recF gene encoding DNA replication and repair protein RecF (All proteins in this family for which functions are known are DNA-binding proteins that assist the filamentation of RecA onto DNA for the initiation of recombination or recombinational repair.) gives MNKLQLASIYLKDFRCFEQTTIDLDSSIVLICGANGTGKTSLLEALYYGCYLRSFRTHLSRDLVALGKESFFVKFLVKNDLIDHTIQIGFAHNKRLVKVDNKTTVSYKDLLSYYRVVSLTEDDLKLIQDGPEERRAFMDQALLLDDASFLIKMREYRVVLENRNALLQKEIIDKEEYFIWTKKLWEHSLDIQEIRKQLLAQLEADINTMLAQYIDQNLSLSFVYQAKKGSDLPFERFLHKNTSLEELMRSESYFKRSLFGAHVDDFSIVLEGKKSRAYASRGQQKMIVLLIKIAQIKQLMLKNGPIIFLLDDFMTDFDVERGKSLLSALFELNCQLIFTSPRRDSALESALIASQTDYKIISM, from the coding sequence ATGAATAAATTGCAGTTGGCGAGCATATACCTCAAAGATTTTAGATGTTTTGAACAAACAACGATTGATTTAGATAGTTCTATTGTGCTTATTTGTGGCGCAAATGGGACAGGTAAAACGTCTTTGCTTGAGGCATTGTATTATGGATGTTATTTGCGTTCATTCAGAACGCATCTTTCTCGTGATTTGGTAGCTTTGGGTAAGGAATCTTTTTTTGTAAAGTTTCTGGTGAAAAACGATCTTATCGATCACACAATTCAAATAGGTTTTGCACATAACAAGCGTTTGGTCAAAGTTGATAATAAAACAACTGTATCGTATAAGGATTTGTTGTCATATTATCGTGTTGTTAGTCTTACTGAAGATGATCTTAAATTAATTCAAGATGGTCCAGAAGAGCGACGAGCTTTTATGGACCAGGCATTATTGCTTGATGATGCATCATTTCTTATTAAAATGCGTGAATATCGAGTTGTTCTAGAAAACCGTAACGCTCTTTTACAAAAAGAAATAATCGATAAAGAAGAATATTTCATCTGGACCAAAAAGCTGTGGGAACATTCGTTAGATATACAAGAAATTCGCAAGCAGTTACTTGCGCAGCTGGAGGCAGACATTAATACCATGCTTGCACAGTATATTGATCAGAATTTGTCTCTTTCATTTGTCTACCAAGCAAAAAAGGGTAGCGACCTACCTTTTGAGCGATTTCTACACAAAAATACCTCTCTAGAAGAGCTTATGCGATCGGAAAGTTATTTTAAACGTTCTCTTTTTGGGGCCCATGTTGATGATTTTAGCATAGTGTTGGAAGGTAAAAAATCTCGGGCTTATGCATCGAGAGGACAGCAGAAAATGATCGTTTTGCTGATTAAAATAGCTCAAATTAAGCAATTGATGCTAAAAAATGGCCCAATTATTTTTCTTTTGGACGATTTTATGACCGATTTTGATGTGGAACGGGGCAAATCTTTGTTGTCGGCTCTTTTTGAACTTAACTGTCAATTAATTTTCACCTCTCCTCGGCGCGATAGTGCCTTGGAAAGCGCGTTAATTGCTTCTCAGACTGATTATAAAATAATTTCTATGTGA
- the xerA gene encoding site-specific tyrosine recombinase/integron integrase encodes MDAKHIQTKFEAYLLTEKRVANNTFFSYQRDLKQFIGFLEKNNIVLEKITGDELKTFVHHLYGLKLSARSIARKISTLKTFFGYISRVFDIKNIAKELHIPKIEKRLPTYLTQEEVSKVLTHSEKDRSPLGIRNSIILYLLYSSGMRVSELINIKISDIHFDTRFISIEGKGGKQRMIPLPQAVLLLLHNYLQKHAHNNFPASVDPMYLFPIMYGKKIKPISRQSCWGILKKLCERAGIKRAISPHQLRHSFATHMLEKGVDLRSLQVLLGHEEITTVEVYTHVETSQLRKIYDKKHPRS; translated from the coding sequence ATGGATGCAAAGCATATTCAAACAAAGTTTGAAGCATATCTTTTGACGGAAAAGCGTGTTGCAAACAACACTTTTTTTTCCTATCAGCGTGATCTTAAGCAATTTATTGGGTTTTTAGAAAAAAATAATATTGTGTTAGAAAAAATCACAGGTGATGAACTGAAAACCTTTGTTCATCACCTGTATGGCCTTAAGCTTTCTGCTCGCAGCATTGCCAGAAAAATATCAACATTAAAAACATTTTTTGGCTATATAAGTCGTGTATTTGATATTAAAAACATTGCAAAAGAGTTGCATATTCCAAAAATTGAAAAACGACTCCCTACCTATCTTACACAAGAAGAAGTGAGCAAAGTGCTTACGCACTCAGAAAAAGATCGTTCTCCTTTGGGTATTCGTAATTCAATTATACTGTATTTATTGTATAGTTCTGGAATGCGTGTCAGTGAACTCATTAATATAAAAATATCTGATATTCATTTTGATACACGATTCATATCCATTGAAGGTAAAGGTGGCAAACAGCGCATGATCCCTTTGCCGCAAGCAGTATTATTGTTATTGCATAATTACTTACAAAAACATGCACATAATAATTTTCCAGCATCAGTAGATCCTATGTATTTGTTTCCGATAATGTATGGAAAAAAAATAAAGCCTATTTCTCGTCAATCATGTTGGGGGATTTTAAAAAAACTTTGTGAACGGGCTGGGATAAAACGAGCAATATCACCACATCAATTACGCCATTCATTTGCAACTCATATGCTAGAAAAAGGTGTTGATTTGCGCTCGTTACAAGTATTGCTTGGTCATGAAGAAATTACAACGGTAGAAGTGTATACTCATGTTGAAACTTCACAATTGCGAAAAATATATGATAAAAAACACCCGCGATCATAG
- the dnaN gene encoding DNA polymerase III subunit beta → MKNIFVVEQKPLLSILSSMQPICTKRTTLDATTTILFQVGHKELVLKSTDLEISLQASYLLKECDIDEPRMFLVSGRRLFDLVKELEGDITFILDDTSLLVKAGLVNVVLNIQDAQNFPPFPERIENLMQLNAPFILELLNKVAFLIPQNNANSSLNGLLLEISESELKMTASDGHCLAQVQTADYTLEESRKWLLPRRAVFEVKKILESSNDANIFLGLCGNQLVFSGESFNFFTKLLVDGFPAYGTILDKKGFVPARVERSHFIKTLRRSSCLLSGQFIATNFAFGLEKLKVSLHNKEVGTLEEEVPLFDFSGDECDIRFYAPYLLNGLQVFPGEQIQFYLQGKSKPIIFDAQAKNENSAYSMFYLVMPVAQTHE, encoded by the coding sequence ATGAAAAATATATTTGTTGTAGAACAAAAACCGTTGTTATCTATTTTATCTTCTATGCAACCTATTTGTACAAAGCGAACTACTCTTGATGCAACCACAACAATCTTGTTTCAGGTGGGCCATAAGGAATTAGTTCTAAAAAGTACTGATTTAGAAATTAGTTTGCAAGCAAGTTATCTGCTCAAAGAATGTGATATTGACGAGCCTCGCATGTTTTTAGTTTCAGGCCGTCGTCTTTTTGATTTGGTAAAAGAATTAGAAGGGGATATCACTTTTATTCTTGATGATACATCCCTTTTAGTAAAAGCAGGATTAGTTAATGTTGTATTAAATATTCAAGATGCACAGAACTTTCCACCATTTCCAGAACGCATTGAAAATTTAATGCAATTAAATGCGCCCTTTATACTTGAGCTACTTAATAAGGTTGCTTTTTTAATTCCACAAAACAATGCTAATTCTTCCTTAAATGGCTTATTGCTTGAAATATCTGAATCAGAATTAAAAATGACTGCAAGTGATGGTCACTGCCTTGCTCAGGTACAAACGGCTGATTACACCTTGGAAGAATCACGCAAATGGTTATTACCGCGCCGAGCTGTATTTGAAGTGAAAAAGATTTTAGAAAGCAGTAATGATGCTAATATTTTTCTTGGTTTGTGCGGTAATCAATTAGTGTTTTCTGGTGAGTCATTTAATTTTTTTACCAAGTTACTTGTTGACGGATTTCCTGCATATGGAACAATCTTAGATAAAAAAGGTTTTGTTCCTGCTCGTGTTGAACGTTCTCATTTTATTAAAACACTTCGTCGTTCATCTTGTCTTCTTTCTGGACAGTTTATTGCAACAAATTTTGCATTTGGTTTAGAAAAACTGAAAGTTTCCTTACATAATAAAGAAGTTGGTACATTAGAAGAAGAAGTGCCTCTTTTTGATTTTAGTGGCGATGAGTGTGATATTCGTTTTTATGCTCCGTATTTACTCAATGGATTACAAGTGTTTCCAGGAGAACAAATACAGTTTTATCTGCAAGGTAAATCTAAGCCAATTATTTTTGATGCTCAAGCCAAAAATGAAAATAGCGCATATTCTATGTTTTATCTTGTGATGCCTGTAGCTCAAACACATGAATAA